AACAGGCCGTCCAGATGAGAGAATGCACAGCCTATTTCAGTGCAGGTTTGGTTCCAGTTCTATTGGGTGAAGTAGAGGTGCTTACAGCAACCTTAAAACCACACGATTTCTCTATTTCAAGTAGGATCTGCTTGCTATATGAGCACTCAAAGAAGAGATGACTTTGAGTTTCAGGGGCAACATCAGAGATACAATATCTATTATCAGGAGAGCACCTAATCTGGTATAGCTTGTCCTTTACTTTGAGACCATTGTTCATGGTAATCCAGCTAATCATTGCATGCTTAGGATAGTtccatttgttccaaacaatGTTTTTCCATCTCTGTATAGTTTGTCTAGGTCTCAGCCATTCATAGCCACTTCTAATGGAGTATCCCTTGGGATCCTCAGGCCATTGGTCATCAATGTATGTTAGCTTCATGATATCTTTAACTCTACAAATACATTTCCATGCCCAGGAAGCATCTGTAGGTGGACAGTAGTTATGCCAGTCCTTGTTCTTAATGTAAATCTGATTGACCCATCTAATCCACAGTCTGTCAGCTTTGCCATATATCCAGTCCACCAGCTTTGCAACAGTATCAGTATTCCATAGTACAGCCCGCTTGATGCCTAATCCTCCTTCATCTTTTGGTAGAGTAACCTTTTCCCATGCTATAAGAGGAACCTTGTGATAGTCAGAGCTGCTTCCCCAAAGGTAGTTTCTGCAAATGGCCTCAATCCTCCTAATTACTCCCTTAGGTTTCAGGAAAATACTGGCCCAATAAGAGTAAAGAGTGTTAAGGACATAATTAATAAGAACAACTCTCCCAGCATAAGAAAGTTTTTTGGCACCCAAACTCCTTATTCTATTCACCATTTTCTCAGCAAGTATGTTTCAATCTTTCCTGTTTGACCTACCGGCTTGAATTGGTACCCCCAAGTATCTAAATGGCAAAGTCCCCTCTACAAAACCAGTGGCCTGCATGATATCTGCCTTTAGAGAAGAAGACATACCATTAAAGTACACCTCAGATTTGGTGCTATTCATAGTAAGACCAGAAGCTTTGGAAAAAGATGAGAATGCCCTGATTAAGAGCATGATTGACTGAGCATTTCCCTTACAGAACATCAATAAGTCATCAGCAAACATGAGGTGGTTAAGCTTTAGTCCCTTACAAAGAGGATGATATTGGAATGGCCACTTTTCTGTAGCATAATTGATCATTCTTGTGAGGTAATCCATGCATAAAGTAAAAATAAGAGGTGAAATTGGATCCCCCTGCCTTAACCCTCTTTGCCCTTTAAAATAACCAAAAGTACTTCCATTTAAGCATAAAGAAAAGGAGGTGGATTTCACACAGACCATTACTTTCTGAGTGAAATTATCAGGAAAACCAAGAGCCTTGTATAATTATTGAACAAACACCCATTCCACAGTATCATAGGCCTTCTGTAGATAAATCTTGAAGAGGCATCTAGGGGATACTGCCGTTCTGTTGTAGATGTGCATATTTAGTACTAagttatggagggactcgtgtggttgaggcacagCGTCTGACAGGGGACTTGAGTCGCTCTCGGGCCTGGTACCACAGACGTCTTCCGAGTACCCAGTGTTGGTTTGTGGCGTCTTGGGCATGTCCTGGCCACCGATATATGGATGTGAGTATGTTGGAGAATGATTGTCATGCATTTCATACCCTTATTAGATTTATGGTTGTTATCTTATCATTTATCATATGAGCATGTAGTCTTGATCATTGCATTTATTGAGCATTTATATTATTAAGCCAACACTTGAGTTTTAAATATCTGTGGTGAAtcatatggtgatttccgcccatatggggagAACTGTTTGACAGGTTAGCTTGATTTGACTCGAGGGCTTGGGAGCAGTCTTCCTTAGATGtcatcacctgtgcttatttagTTTTTGACAATTAGACTACACTTCTTTCAATTTGGTTGTATTAAATGAGATGGTATTTGCATCCCCTAAATTTGTAACTATTTATCTAACTATAACTTATCTATCTAAGTTTAATGTTAAGTATTTCTTTACTCGATTGTTCGCACTACaagcttgggaaaccaagtcttgtgatGCCTCCATATATTGGGAATTCCTTGAGGAAGGGTTCCGACTtatggggatgttacaaagtggtatcagagcaacggttttggagcctaaaccaatgaaccaatgaGCTAGGGTGTGTCAATCCAAAATGAACCTAGTTTGACTCATAGAGAACTTGTGACAAGCCTGGGAGACGTCCCAAGGGTTTGCCCTTGTCCTCTTAGCTTAAGTTGGTCATTACGCATGGGTAATGGGGCGTATTTTGTGCATATGGTTGTTGCATACTTTTTGTTTGGTGTTTGGGAATCTATTGCATGGTTATTGACATTTTATGTGGTAGCATGAATGATGGTGGTAGAAATAGAGAAGAACGTGTTAGATGTATAAGTGTGAgcatgtgtagatacccagtatctgtcaagtctccaacaaacacccgatgattatcggactacaatatgcttaggaatcgcagcgtttaatcgacagttttgtacaactatatgtcggaaaacttaaaacgattttgaaaacaaaacatttcaaaacttttcaaaagtacctggagtgtttaatgcatgacgacggggtcataatgtgatgtgatcaatatttgagcatatttagtccccgaattagccttgttcctatgctttttagtgcatatttgggtcatttactatctttagtccgttgttttgcatattctttgaggttttgtttccttagtAGGAGAGgaatgcaaaccttgcattttcatggcaaaatagagctaaattgatcgaatctaatgaccaagcatcaaagagaagacaagactagaaggcctttgtacataatgtagtagatgggcaatgatgaagaagatccttgcatctccgacaaaatccaggaggattgttggaagaagaaaagaagaaaagaagaaatggcacGCTGGACTAGTatccgagcgtctcacctatcgggacgctcgtccagaagctccaCAATCCGAGGGTCCAAgctgccaggccgctcgtccaccgCCTACACAATCCGCTCATCCCaaccttttggacgctcggattgtcctccagtgcaacacgtcctcttctttctccattcgagatgcgcatatttttgaaagactagctaaaaggaggcccgcatcttttcttgagagtaGCGATTCCTctgggacttaatcgtcatttaagcccttagtaaccctaatttgtgcacctaatccccactataaataccccattaatctaattagattatcatgttcttcttatcaatctttagtgtagtttatattattctaatctctctttaatattgtaatcaacttctaatcaagtcttaatacaaatctcatttccttaatctctctattgttcatcctttattttgggtaattgaagattatttgggtttattgggagattgacaaccttccatcaatcatcaagtacttctattattctttgcattattatttcggaatcatcattaggtataattctcttaatccctttttaattattgttaatcatcttcatttattaatcatgttttgctttgttaatatgattgacaaccttgttaacatgttaaacttgataatgagtgagtagtttccttaactagggttaatggggaattaggggaaaccaacatgggggatgattcatacttaatataatatgttcacataatttatttgcttgtttgttgtgatctcaacttattcacatgttatgtttgatgaaatgcgagcctatgaatccttgcattttttacccatcacttaccttttcaatgagacttgtaagacataaaccaactcgagtctcattagaccatgcatatagttgagtagggaggattaagtcgacttgtaggtgttgtacaatctaatcgattcggctccgggacccaaaccttcctaagattgtaagatataaaccaactcgatccaatcacaacaataattgcttgcttataatttgagaatatgtttgtattatcaatttccatgaatcccctatgaacccataacaccctagtgcttttaatcaattgtttacatctcattttagtcatattgcttgtttacttttattgttatttagtttagtgatcttcttatctcaacccaaattgtgacacccctagacaccactacttacaatcgaaaatcctacatcaatacccgtcccttgggatccgacctttacctGCCTCTtaactagtagtagagttgtttgtgaagttataaatattgtttggtctaggtgctcctaacgacaagtaaccgaaatctaagctcaaaacggaccgaccaaaaatggcgccgttgccggggacggtgttaacttgatttgattttctttgattgttattagttgtgtctttctttgccttgggtaaataaactcctcaaggtttgttctaattgttttcgagttgtttgatattttgcatgtctagaagatcacaaggtaacttgttacccattgatcacgaaattgaaaggactttgacaaccaatagaaaaattgctaaaaatactttgagaggtattgatgaggttgtagatattcaaccaaatactattgagttcatcaacccttttgcaagagaaggtgaggagaaccacacaaaatcaacc
The sequence above is a segment of the Silene latifolia isolate original U9 population unplaced genomic scaffold, ASM4854445v1 scaffold_430, whole genome shotgun sequence genome. Coding sequences within it:
- the LOC141639536 gene encoding putative mitochondrial protein AtMg01250 — its product is MVCVKSTSFSLCLNGSTFGYFKGQRGLRQGDPISPLIFTLCMDYLTRMINYATEKWPFQYHPLCKGLKLNHLMFADDLLMFCKGNAQSIMLLIRAFSSFSKASGLTMNSTKSEVYFNGMSSSLKADIMQATGFVEGTLPFRYLGVPIQAGRSNRKD
- the LOC141639535 gene encoding uncharacterized protein LOC141639535, translated to MVNRIRSLGAKKLSYAGRVVLINYVLNTLYSYWASIFLKPKGVIRRIEAICRNYLWGSSSDYHKVPLIAWEKVTLPKDEGGLGIKRAVLWNTDTVAKLVDWIYGKADRLWIRWVNQIYIKNKDWHNYCPPTDASWAWKCICRVKDIMKLTYIDDQWPEDPKGYSIRSGYEWLRPRQTIQRWKNIVWNKWNYPKHAMISWITMNNGLKVKDKLYQIRCSPDNRYCISDVAPETQSHLFFECSYSKQILLEIEKSCGFKVAGHNSRMNLHLIKPGIVADSIREEVKRRIRTNLSKEPTQNDKIWLRKWGMAVD